A section of the Acidobacterium capsulatum ATCC 51196 genome encodes:
- a CDS encoding malectin domain-containing carbohydrate-binding protein: MLSIERAAVEAEGIPHAREDEWREFKAVGVALSNSSRLLRLFTYIGEKYFEGQTQKLHEYDIATEVFGRSKSTFNPGEDAIVRVEAHRLRKKLKEYYEGEGKDHPVQVSLPAGSYVPAFIHRHIDTGCPVEPQLEVAVSPPPKRRRWAYVAAACAALLMAALIGRIEYRHRQSEPAKSLSTSAATVPPIVVTGPFAQLPLHILAGDYGKPQVDAAGMLWQPDTYAHNGGNWTGPADSVLRTSDPLLFEHWRNGDFSYEIPLKPGVYELHLYFLDVRSRATSPSTFSVTANGHPLLSGFDIYGDAGALNTADERIFRDISPGSDGMLHLSFATLTGTAELNAISILPGLAHKQLPIRIVAQPNSYTDHDGNLWSPDNYYLGGYVSAKSDDVTGTEDPDLYSGERYGNFSYAIPVVPGDSYTLTLHFAERYFGQNAPGGGGVGSRVFRVLCNGQILLNNFDIYKQAGSFHALSETFHGLKASPQGKLNITFQAIVNNATVSAIEVTDESH, encoded by the coding sequence ATGTTGTCCATCGAAAGAGCAGCGGTTGAAGCAGAGGGGATTCCCCACGCACGGGAAGACGAGTGGCGTGAGTTCAAAGCCGTCGGCGTGGCGCTCTCGAACTCTTCGCGCCTGCTGCGGTTGTTTACCTATATAGGGGAAAAGTATTTCGAAGGGCAGACGCAGAAGCTGCACGAGTACGACATTGCCACGGAGGTCTTCGGGCGTTCCAAGTCCACCTTCAATCCCGGAGAAGATGCAATCGTGCGCGTCGAGGCACACCGGCTGCGAAAGAAGCTAAAGGAGTACTACGAGGGCGAAGGCAAGGACCATCCCGTTCAGGTCTCGCTGCCGGCAGGCTCTTATGTTCCGGCCTTTATCCATCGGCATATTGATACTGGTTGTCCTGTGGAGCCGCAGCTGGAAGTGGCTGTGTCACCGCCGCCAAAGAGGCGCCGATGGGCCTATGTGGCTGCCGCCTGCGCTGCTTTGTTGATGGCCGCGCTGATCGGGAGAATCGAGTACCGCCACCGGCAAAGCGAACCTGCGAAGTCCCTGTCCACGTCGGCCGCTACTGTGCCACCTATTGTCGTGACTGGGCCGTTTGCTCAGCTTCCTTTGCATATTCTCGCGGGGGATTATGGCAAGCCCCAAGTAGACGCGGCTGGTATGCTCTGGCAGCCAGACACTTACGCTCATAATGGAGGCAATTGGACCGGACCGGCTGACTCCGTGTTGCGTACCAGTGACCCTTTGCTTTTTGAGCATTGGCGCAATGGAGATTTTTCCTACGAGATTCCTCTCAAGCCGGGAGTGTATGAGCTTCATCTGTATTTTCTCGACGTTCGTTCGCGAGCGACCTCCCCCTCCACGTTTTCCGTCACGGCCAACGGGCACCCTCTGCTTTCAGGATTTGACATTTACGGGGATGCGGGCGCGCTCAATACCGCTGATGAACGCATCTTTCGCGATATCAGCCCCGGTAGCGATGGGATGCTTCATCTCAGCTTTGCCACGTTGACCGGGACGGCGGAATTGAATGCTATCTCGATTCTGCCTGGTCTCGCTCATAAACAGTTGCCGATACGTATCGTCGCGCAGCCAAACTCCTACACCGATCATGATGGCAATTTGTGGAGCCCGGATAACTACTACCTAGGAGGCTACGTCTCCGCGAAGAGTGACGATGTAACTGGCACTGAGGATCCCGACCTCTATTCGGGCGAGCGCTACGGGAATTTTTCTTATGCTATTCCGGTTGTTCCGGGCGACAGCTATACGCTGACTCTTCATTTTGCAGAGCGCTACTTCGGGCAGAATGCCCCGGGTGGCGGAGGCGTAGGAAGCCGCGTTTTTCGCGTACTCTGCAACGGGCAGATTCTTTTGAACAATTTTGATATCTACAAGCAAGCCGGCAGCTTCCACGCTCTGTCTGAAACCTTTCACGGTTTGAAAGCGAGCCCGCAGGGGAAGCTCAACATCACCTTTCAAGCAATTGTGAATAATGCCACAGTCTCTGCCATCGAGGTCACTGACGAATCGCATTAG
- a CDS encoding carboxypeptidase-like regulatory domain-containing protein, with product MKKLQPLILGLALLIAFPAILMAQTTVSISGTVMDSTGAVVPGARVLATNQQNGSHWRIASNGEGFFSFSALPPASYSLRISHQGFENWTVSGIVAHPGDSLTVPHIVLKVGAASTTVVVSAQSAGVTLNSGAHSTLITSSQIKRLSTISRDVSELVSILPGFTLNAGTGLGNTGPGGLYGYQTTSPGSGQLSAFGALGSAPQTAGVSVSSDGAQFVDPGVMAGQMGNINVSQVKEVKVTTADFSAAESKGPVVIDAVGKSGGIKFHGSLYTYVKNTALNSNDWLSNYYGSPRPQFKYFYPGGTIGGPIILPFTHFNRKKKKLVFWLGYEYYDQHQPAGLLTDFIPNASMLQGDLSRDNIARALNVSSAALAAGCPQDYSQTSLFTNVGGFCYTPATATDENGNTVNNGMIPAQDINAGSHALASYWPQANRTPQPVYAGNTETEATDGVNYAKNVEESSNGFQLHTRIDDSISDSLKFYVIYGLEKVNVESPLQNIYYNPPGTIPYPSPFFSNGRTDNMTIDMTKVINSSLTNDFTAAGVYYYQPEQFSDPAKTQTTGNAWGKAGYGGGYLHLNESQLPQISNWDSGVPSLAFGYVPPPPNSQYLRKFDWTIKDNLTKVLKNHTINIGFYMEQTGNSGPQLGSQLNGSMNFNRYASCYIDQTSTTVDPSSGQIVTPPTASMYNSIGNFLIGCPSGYTQAASDPIQNQRYLEYDGFATDQWKVNAKLTLTFGMRFDHLEPWSDPHGIGMAVWEPQQLGVGQHVLYPDTASNLTWPGITWHKRDPSIPNAGSPTRAVFFNPRFGLAYDLFGNGKTVFRGGWGTYYSQDSTAAAGGAEATAIGLQTYIEPQNTGGQGCTFNQLFLRSTYVPCGQYAVTPPASLPPFSIGAMDPKDDDMPVTYNYNLTVDQRGPWNSTFEIAYVGNQSYHLDTLGGLQNQNVIPLGAFFKPDPVTGQLNPTDNIPNVNDYRPYPNYTQVNVMTHRDWSNYNSMQLSWNKQSGSFIYGANYTWSKTLGVRGNYNTGAIADPVDLKNDYGVVSYNRNQVLNVNYSWKESDLYKGNRALRAALNGWEISGITSIQSGPDLSVSTGTNYGMSGSLGYTSGGKSTSVPFGAAEWLGSSDYTLQPIVTCNPALGLKKHQYVNGTCFSLPAEGTQGWYNLPAVYGPAYFTSDLSLFKNFSLGGARTMQFRISGFNFLNHPLYSFNSASLNDLNLIIGECPGCNPTTAAQALQDATISNASTFGYTTAKDGVRIVEMAFEYDF from the coding sequence ATGAAAAAATTGCAGCCGCTCATTCTGGGTCTCGCGTTGCTGATTGCCTTCCCTGCCATCCTGATGGCTCAGACCACGGTGTCCATTTCGGGCACAGTGATGGACTCCACCGGAGCCGTCGTGCCTGGCGCCCGGGTGCTTGCGACCAACCAGCAAAACGGCTCCCATTGGCGAATCGCGAGCAATGGGGAAGGTTTTTTCTCCTTCTCGGCGCTGCCGCCAGCCAGCTACTCATTGCGCATCAGTCATCAGGGCTTTGAGAACTGGACGGTCAGCGGCATTGTTGCGCATCCCGGAGACAGCCTCACCGTGCCGCATATTGTGCTCAAGGTAGGCGCGGCGAGCACCACGGTAGTGGTTTCGGCCCAGTCGGCCGGAGTCACTCTGAACTCAGGCGCGCACAGCACTCTGATCACGTCCTCGCAAATCAAGCGGCTCTCGACCATCAGCCGTGATGTGAGCGAACTGGTCAGCATTCTGCCTGGTTTCACTCTCAACGCCGGCACAGGGCTGGGCAACACCGGCCCCGGCGGACTCTACGGCTATCAGACGACCAGCCCCGGCAGCGGCCAACTGAGTGCGTTCGGTGCGCTCGGCTCCGCGCCTCAAACTGCAGGAGTCAGTGTGTCTTCCGATGGTGCGCAGTTTGTCGATCCCGGAGTCATGGCCGGCCAAATGGGCAACATCAACGTCTCTCAAGTAAAAGAAGTCAAGGTGACCACGGCGGACTTCAGCGCGGCCGAGTCAAAGGGCCCAGTTGTGATTGACGCCGTGGGCAAATCGGGCGGTATCAAATTCCACGGCAGCCTCTACACCTATGTGAAGAACACCGCCCTCAACTCTAATGACTGGCTGTCCAATTACTACGGGAGCCCACGGCCTCAGTTCAAATACTTCTATCCCGGCGGAACCATCGGCGGCCCCATCATTCTTCCCTTCACGCACTTTAACCGAAAAAAGAAAAAGCTCGTCTTCTGGCTTGGATATGAGTACTACGATCAGCACCAGCCTGCAGGCCTGCTCACTGACTTTATCCCGAACGCATCCATGCTGCAGGGAGATCTGAGCAGAGACAATATTGCCCGTGCGTTGAATGTCTCATCTGCGGCCCTGGCGGCCGGCTGCCCACAGGACTACTCGCAGACATCGCTCTTCACGAATGTCGGCGGCTTTTGCTACACCCCGGCCACTGCCACGGATGAGAATGGCAACACAGTGAACAACGGTATGATTCCGGCACAAGACATCAACGCCGGTTCTCATGCGCTCGCCAGTTACTGGCCCCAGGCCAACCGCACTCCACAGCCCGTCTATGCAGGCAACACAGAAACCGAGGCGACCGACGGCGTCAACTATGCAAAGAACGTGGAAGAGTCAAGCAATGGATTTCAACTGCACACCCGCATCGATGACAGCATCAGCGACTCTCTCAAATTCTATGTGATTTATGGTCTTGAGAAAGTCAACGTCGAATCTCCGCTACAGAATATCTATTACAACCCGCCGGGCACCATCCCATACCCCTCGCCATTCTTCTCCAATGGCCGCACTGACAACATGACGATTGATATGACAAAGGTCATCAACTCGTCACTGACCAATGACTTCACGGCTGCCGGCGTCTACTACTACCAGCCCGAGCAGTTTTCTGATCCAGCGAAAACACAGACCACGGGCAACGCCTGGGGCAAAGCCGGCTATGGCGGAGGCTATTTGCACCTGAATGAGTCACAATTGCCGCAGATCTCAAACTGGGATTCCGGAGTTCCATCGCTGGCGTTCGGGTATGTACCACCGCCGCCGAATTCGCAATATTTGCGCAAGTTTGACTGGACCATCAAAGACAATCTCACCAAGGTCCTCAAAAACCACACCATCAATATCGGCTTCTACATGGAGCAGACCGGCAATAGCGGACCGCAGCTCGGCAGCCAGCTGAACGGCAGCATGAACTTCAACCGCTATGCCTCCTGCTACATCGACCAGACCAGCACGACGGTAGACCCCAGCTCCGGCCAGATCGTCACGCCACCCACAGCCAGCATGTACAACTCCATCGGCAACTTCCTGATCGGATGCCCGTCTGGCTACACGCAGGCAGCGAGCGATCCCATTCAGAACCAGCGTTACCTGGAGTACGACGGATTTGCCACCGATCAATGGAAGGTCAACGCGAAGCTCACACTGACCTTTGGCATGCGCTTTGATCATCTCGAGCCCTGGAGTGATCCGCACGGCATCGGCATGGCCGTATGGGAGCCTCAACAACTCGGAGTGGGGCAGCACGTGCTTTATCCTGACACGGCCTCAAACCTGACGTGGCCCGGCATCACCTGGCACAAAAGAGACCCGAGCATTCCCAACGCAGGCTCCCCCACGCGCGCCGTCTTCTTCAACCCGCGTTTCGGCCTCGCCTATGACCTCTTCGGAAACGGTAAAACTGTTTTCCGCGGCGGATGGGGCACCTACTATTCGCAGGACTCCACCGCCGCGGCAGGTGGTGCCGAAGCCACAGCCATTGGTCTGCAGACATACATTGAGCCGCAAAATACAGGTGGACAAGGCTGCACCTTCAATCAACTTTTCCTTCGCTCCACCTATGTTCCTTGCGGCCAGTATGCCGTAACGCCTCCCGCATCTCTGCCGCCCTTCAGTATCGGCGCCATGGATCCGAAAGACGATGACATGCCGGTGACCTACAACTACAACCTGACGGTGGATCAGCGAGGACCATGGAACTCCACCTTTGAAATTGCCTACGTCGGCAACCAGAGCTATCACCTCGACACGCTCGGCGGCCTGCAGAACCAGAATGTGATTCCACTTGGTGCATTCTTCAAGCCTGATCCTGTCACGGGCCAGCTCAATCCGACCGACAACATTCCGAATGTCAATGACTATCGCCCCTATCCCAACTACACACAGGTCAACGTCATGACCCACCGGGACTGGTCGAACTACAACTCAATGCAGCTCTCATGGAACAAGCAGAGCGGCAGTTTCATCTATGGAGCGAATTACACGTGGTCTAAGACGCTCGGCGTGAGAGGCAATTACAATACCGGAGCCATTGCCGATCCTGTCGATCTAAAAAATGATTACGGAGTTGTTTCCTACAACCGCAATCAGGTGCTCAATGTGAACTACTCCTGGAAGGAGAGCGATCTCTACAAGGGCAACCGCGCATTGCGCGCGGCGCTGAACGGATGGGAGATCTCCGGCATCACCTCGATCCAGAGTGGGCCCGATCTTTCCGTCTCCACCGGAACGAATTACGGCATGAGCGGCTCGCTTGGCTACACCAGCGGCGGAAAATCCACCAGCGTCCCCTTCGGAGCGGCGGAGTGGCTCGGCAGCTCTGACTACACGCTGCAGCCCATTGTTACGTGCAATCCGGCACTGGGTCTCAAGAAGCACCAGTACGTCAACGGAACCTGCTTCTCACTGCCCGCCGAAGGAACGCAGGGCTGGTATAACCTGCCGGCCGTCTATGGACCGGCTTACTTCACCTCAGACCTTTCTTTGTTCAAGAACTTCAGTCTGGGTGGCGCCCGCACCATGCAGTTCAGGATTTCGGGATTCAACTTCCTGAACCACCCGCTCTACTCCTTCAACAGTGCCAGCCTCAATGATCTGAATCTGATTATTGGCGAATGCCCCGGTTGCAATCCCACGACAGCAGCCCAGGCTCTGCAGGACGCCACGATCAGCAACGCCAGCACCTTTGGTTACACCACCGCCAAAGATGGTGTCCGCATCGTCGAGATGGCTTTTGAGTACGACTTTTAA
- a CDS encoding RICIN domain-containing protein codes for MQLLGSILLCSLFVAVPVKAQTTASVSINAYSEMGSVPSQGYGVDSSVYDGYMTNPGLGTALKTGGFNAIRYPGGSYADIFNFLSGTDQSLNNGGYFAPGDTFNNWISDLIQPSGAKGVITVNYGSNQNNDGPAPPSEAASWVQYANITNNYGILYWEIGNEIYGNGYYTSGNWEYDLHDLDQTTADRVGNPALSPTAYGTNAAAFIKAMKAVDPNIKCGVFVSTSPWVPGWDQDVLTAVSNALQGTGYTLDFVILHWYPSGTDAQVLASPPTINSQVAQVRADIQKYYTLGNANQLQLLVTETAANSNGGLFPYLFTTDEFLTWFEQSASNVEYQELNSGVFENSSTNTPIGPWYGVQFDSMIARPGDRMVAASSSNSLLHVHAVRRSDGQMGVVLINDDPSNSTTVSVNVSGETLASSGTKYTFGNSNFSPGSETPNSGISSSSTSGVGNNFSITVPAYSTVALVIPQTSTNTANLIANGNYVITNYQTGLALDDYAFSKTAGSSLDMWPVTGGSNQSWTVTNLGNNYIYLTSAYSGLAMDVYQGSNSPGAKIDQWPWSNTSNQIWRVVSMGNGNYELLSQRSGLALGIPAAATGSGSSSLLNGTGLDQETITGAAGQLWTFNN; via the coding sequence ATGCAATTGCTTGGCTCGATTCTTCTCTGTAGCCTGTTCGTCGCCGTGCCCGTGAAGGCGCAAACAACAGCCAGCGTAAGCATCAATGCTTATTCTGAAATGGGCAGCGTTCCGTCGCAAGGGTACGGCGTGGACTCCTCCGTTTACGACGGCTACATGACAAACCCCGGGCTGGGAACAGCGCTCAAGACCGGCGGCTTCAACGCCATTCGCTACCCCGGCGGCTCATATGCTGACATCTTCAACTTTCTCAGCGGCACCGATCAGTCGCTGAATAACGGCGGCTACTTCGCTCCGGGAGACACCTTCAACAACTGGATTTCAGATCTCATTCAGCCCTCCGGCGCAAAGGGGGTCATCACCGTGAACTATGGCTCCAACCAGAACAATGATGGACCGGCGCCACCCAGTGAAGCTGCCTCCTGGGTACAGTACGCCAACATCACCAACAACTACGGCATTCTCTACTGGGAGATCGGCAACGAGATATACGGCAACGGCTACTACACCAGCGGCAACTGGGAATACGATCTGCACGACCTGGATCAGACCACAGCGGACCGCGTGGGCAACCCAGCGCTTTCCCCCACCGCATACGGCACCAACGCCGCCGCCTTCATCAAAGCAATGAAAGCCGTCGATCCCAACATCAAGTGCGGCGTGTTTGTGAGCACTTCCCCATGGGTTCCCGGCTGGGATCAGGACGTGCTGACCGCCGTCTCCAACGCGCTCCAGGGCACAGGCTACACGCTGGACTTCGTAATCCTTCACTGGTATCCGAGCGGAACAGACGCGCAGGTGCTCGCCTCGCCTCCGACCATCAACTCACAGGTAGCCCAGGTTCGCGCTGATATTCAGAAGTACTACACCCTCGGCAACGCAAATCAGTTGCAGCTTCTCGTAACCGAGACGGCTGCAAACTCCAACGGCGGACTCTTCCCTTACCTCTTCACCACCGACGAATTCCTTACATGGTTTGAACAAAGCGCTTCCAATGTCGAATATCAGGAACTGAACAGCGGCGTATTTGAAAACTCATCGACCAACACGCCGATCGGTCCCTGGTATGGCGTTCAATTCGACTCGATGATCGCGCGCCCCGGCGACCGCATGGTCGCGGCCAGCTCTTCCAACTCGCTACTGCACGTGCATGCGGTACGCCGCTCAGACGGCCAGATGGGCGTGGTGCTCATCAACGATGATCCCAGCAACAGCACCACCGTCTCTGTGAATGTCTCTGGTGAAACGCTGGCCTCCAGCGGCACCAAATACACATTCGGCAATTCCAACTTCTCACCCGGTTCAGAGACGCCGAACTCCGGCATCTCATCAAGTTCCACGAGCGGCGTCGGCAACAACTTCAGCATTACAGTGCCGGCGTATTCCACCGTGGCGCTCGTCATTCCGCAGACCTCGACCAACACAGCTAACCTGATCGCCAACGGCAACTATGTCATCACCAACTACCAGACCGGACTTGCGCTCGACGATTATGCCTTCAGCAAAACCGCAGGAAGCTCGCTCGACATGTGGCCCGTCACTGGTGGCAGCAACCAGAGCTGGACGGTGACCAACCTTGGAAATAACTACATCTATCTGACCAGCGCTTACAGCGGACTGGCGATGGATGTTTACCAGGGATCGAACAGCCCCGGCGCAAAAATCGATCAATGGCCGTGGTCTAACACCTCCAACCAGATATGGAGAGTGGTGAGCATGGGCAATGGCAATTATGAACTGCTGAGCCAACGCAGCGGTCTTGCGCTGGGCATTCCCGCGGCCGCCACCGGCAGCGGTTCCAGTTCCCTGCTCAACGGCACAGGACTGGACCAGGAAACCATCACCGGTGCGGCGGGTCAGCTCTGGACGTTCAATAATTAA